One region of Rhodospirillaceae bacterium genomic DNA includes:
- a CDS encoding insulinase family protein, translated as MASVETISLGVWVGIGTRHEEAAENGVSHLLEHMAFKGTRRRSARDIAVEIENVGGVLNAYTGREQTAYYAKVLSNDLPLAVDIIADILQHSTYDAGELERERGVILQEIGQAEDTPDDIVFDYFQEAAFPDQSMGCPVLGRAEIIEGLKAEAIARYQTSRYRPGNMVLAAAGKLEHARLVDLALKAFDSLPRGNAAALEPASYQGGESRYERELEQAHILLGFEGIGIHDPDYYASAVLSQLFGGGMSSRLFQEVREKRGLVYGIHSFASAWHDAGLFGIYAGTGAEEAKELLPIVCDELLKLPHDISEEERCRASAQLKAGILMAREKTSARCEHIASQLLVHDRVYTPAEIVAKVDAVGPADLARVARRLLASAPTLTAMGPVGNVMDLASLRGRLQA; from the coding sequence ATGGCCTCGGTCGAGACCATCTCACTGGGTGTCTGGGTCGGCATTGGCACGCGCCATGAAGAGGCGGCCGAGAACGGCGTCTCGCATCTCCTCGAACACATGGCTTTCAAAGGCACCAGGCGCCGCTCGGCCCGCGACATCGCGGTCGAGATCGAGAATGTGGGTGGCGTCCTCAATGCCTATACCGGGCGCGAACAGACCGCCTATTACGCCAAGGTCCTGAGCAATGATCTGCCGCTGGCGGTCGATATCATCGCCGACATCCTGCAGCATTCGACCTATGACGCAGGCGAGCTGGAGCGCGAGCGCGGAGTCATCCTGCAGGAGATCGGCCAGGCCGAGGACACGCCGGACGACATCGTGTTCGACTACTTTCAAGAAGCGGCCTTTCCCGACCAGAGCATGGGCTGCCCGGTGCTGGGCCGCGCCGAGATTATCGAAGGCCTAAAGGCCGAGGCTATCGCGCGCTACCAGACCAGCCGCTATCGGCCCGGCAATATGGTGCTGGCGGCGGCGGGCAAGCTGGAACATGCCCGCCTGGTCGACCTTGCCTTGAAAGCCTTCGACAGCCTGCCGCGCGGCAATGCGGCGGCACTGGAGCCAGCCAGCTACCAGGGCGGTGAATCACGTTATGAGCGCGAGCTGGAGCAGGCGCATATCCTGCTGGGCTTCGAGGGGATCGGCATCCACGATCCCGATTATTATGCGAGTGCCGTGCTGTCGCAATTGTTCGGCGGCGGCATGTCGTCGCGCCTGTTCCAGGAAGTGCGCGAGAAGCGCGGCCTCGTCTACGGCATCCATAGTTTTGCGAGTGCCTGGCACGATGCGGGCCTGTTCGGGATCTATGCCGGGACCGGTGCCGAGGAGGCCAAGGAATTGCTGCCGATCGTGTGTGACGAGCTCTTGAAGCTGCCGCACGATATTTCGGAAGAAGAACGCTGCCGCGCCAGCGCACAGTTGAAGGCCGGCATCCTGATGGCGCGTGAGAAGACCAGCGCGCGCTGCGAGCATATCGCCTCGCAATTGCTGGTCCATGACCGCGTCTACACCCCGGCCGAGATCGTCGCCAAGGTGGATGCGGTGGGGCCGGCGGATCTCGCCCGTGTGGCCAGGCGCTTGCTTGCCTCGGCACCGACCCTCACCGCCATGGGGCCGGTCGGCAACGTCATGGATCTTGCATCTTTGCGCGGCCGCCTGCAGGCTTGA